Part of the Tetragenococcus koreensis genome, TTACTTTCTAAGTGACTAATGACTGAATCTAACGTTTGTTTAGTGGTATTTGACGCTAAGGTAATCATTGTCCGACGAATAAATTCGTCTTTGTCGATATCAAGTGTGATGCAGCTAGCGATATTACTATATTTTGAAATAATCTTTGTCATGTTTGCCAAATCGCCTTGTTTACCCGTGGACGCGATGGTTAATACATAACTTCCTTTGTCGACATTCCAAGATTGTGAAAGCATATTTAGTAAAGAACTGTGTGTCAATATGCCGTAGAAATAGTTGTCTTCATCAAGAACTGCTATATAGGGAAGTTCCTTGATGGTAAAAAAGACCTGGAAGAAGGAAGAATTGATATGAATAAATTTGGTGGCATTTTTTAACAAATTTGTCACTGGTAAAGACATATCTCCGCCATTGGCTTTATGACGATAGATGTGCATTTTGTAAATATTGCCACGGAAAATTTTGCCGCTTTCGTCTAATATAGGT contains:
- the cbpA gene encoding cyclic di-AMP binding protein CbpA; this translates as MLLKTMVYKKQDLTTVTENNTLAEALQILEDSGFRCVPILDESGKIFRGNIYKMHIYRHKANGGDMSLPVTNLLKNATKFIHINSSFFQVFFTIKELPYIAVLDEDNYFYGILTHSSLLNMLSQSWNVDKGSYVLTIASTGKQGDLANMTKIISKYSNIASCITLDIDKDEFIRRTMITLASNTTKQTLDSVISHLESKDFKVVEIENLADHA